One window of Streptomyces sp. NBC_00273 genomic DNA carries:
- a CDS encoding MFS transporter — MSVVQFMVSLDLSVVNVGLPQIRESLGFSEVGLTWVIHAYALTFGGLLLLGGKIADLFGRKRLVLIGLALFGLASLAGGFATEPGHLVAARAAQGIGAAALAPAALALLTGTFPSGPERVKAFGVWSAVNAAGAAFGVLIGGLLTEYAGWEWVMFINVPMVVIALALTWRGIVADGPSGDRGRPDVLGALLATAGMSLLVFGVVRTDQYPWTSSTTLMTLAAAVVLLAAFLYVEKSTSRDPLIRLGLFTHRSVVGANLFILLLGGAMSSAFYFISLYLQGVLGSGPALSGVQFLPFALGVVAGSVLAIKLGGRLAPRMVLAIGGMLTGIGFAWFSLFTADGSFVADVLGPSILASIGIGLCLGPIASLATGGVPAHEAGAASALLNSARQIGAALGLAALGTAANARTGDSGTLEALTDGYALGMTIGAVIVVVGVLVALVVLPRTVPDTDGAGQH; from the coding sequence GTGAGTGTCGTGCAGTTCATGGTGTCTCTCGACCTCTCGGTCGTGAACGTCGGACTCCCGCAGATCAGGGAGAGCCTCGGCTTCAGCGAGGTGGGCCTGACCTGGGTGATCCACGCCTATGCCCTCACCTTCGGCGGGCTGCTCCTCCTGGGCGGCAAGATCGCCGACCTGTTCGGCCGTAAGCGGCTCGTGCTGATCGGCCTCGCCCTGTTCGGCCTCGCCTCCCTCGCCGGTGGTTTCGCGACGGAACCGGGGCATCTGGTGGCCGCCCGCGCCGCGCAGGGCATCGGGGCCGCCGCGCTGGCCCCGGCCGCGCTGGCGCTGCTGACCGGGACCTTCCCGTCCGGCCCGGAACGCGTGAAGGCGTTCGGTGTTTGGAGCGCGGTGAACGCCGCGGGCGCGGCCTTCGGCGTCCTCATCGGCGGTCTGCTCACCGAGTACGCCGGCTGGGAGTGGGTGATGTTCATCAACGTACCGATGGTCGTCATCGCACTGGCCCTGACCTGGCGCGGCATCGTCGCCGACGGGCCCAGCGGAGACCGCGGCCGCCCGGACGTCCTGGGCGCCCTGCTCGCCACCGCCGGCATGAGCCTGCTCGTCTTCGGCGTCGTCCGCACCGACCAGTACCCGTGGACCTCGTCGACGACCCTCATGACGCTGGCCGCGGCCGTCGTCCTGCTGGCCGCCTTCCTCTACGTCGAGAAGAGCACCTCGCGCGACCCGCTGATCAGGCTGGGTCTGTTCACCCACCGCTCGGTCGTCGGCGCCAACCTCTTCATCCTCCTGCTCGGCGGCGCCATGTCGTCGGCCTTCTACTTCATCTCCCTCTACCTCCAGGGCGTGCTGGGGAGCGGCCCCGCCCTGAGCGGCGTTCAGTTCCTGCCCTTCGCGCTCGGCGTCGTCGCCGGGTCGGTTCTCGCCATCAAGCTGGGCGGCCGTCTCGCCCCCCGGATGGTGCTGGCCATCGGCGGCATGCTGACGGGCATCGGATTCGCCTGGTTCAGCCTGTTCACCGCCGACGGTTCGTTCGTCGCCGACGTCCTGGGCCCGTCGATCCTCGCCAGCATCGGCATCGGGCTCTGTCTCGGCCCCATCGCCTCCCTCGCCACCGGCGGCGTCCCGGCCCACGAGGCGGGCGCCGCCTCCGCTCTGCTCAACAGCGCACGCCAGATCGGCGCCGCACTCGGCTTGGCGGCCCTGGGTACCGCCGCCAACGCGCGCACCGGGGACTCCGGCACGCTGGAAGCCCTCACGGACGGCTACGCGCTCGGCATGACCATCGGCGCCGTGATCGTGGTGGTCGGCGTCCTCGTCGCACTCGTGGTGCTGCCCCGCACCGTCCCCGACACCGACGGAGCCGGGCAGCACTGA
- a CDS encoding NAD(P)/FAD-dependent oxidoreductase, translating into MNTTDNGQRDATRYDVAILGAGMAGGTLAAVLARHGVKVLVIDAGTHPRFAVGESTIPYTSTMIKVIADRYQVPEIGSLASFRGIQTKISPLSGRKQNFGFVYHQEGKPQDPDQVNQLKIPSWHSTESHLFRQDTDAYLFNVAVSYGADASLGTRIQDIETGPDGVVLRSDRGEDFHAEYLVDGSGFRSPVADAFGLREEPTRARHHSRSLFTHMVGVKPFDDCEGAKGHDQPSPWHAGTLHHVFDGGWLWVIPFDNHEGAVSTLCSVGLTLDERAFPKDHRSPQEEFDAFLARYPQIAEQFDGARAVRPWVSTGRLQYSATRTVGERYCLTAHAAGFIDALYSRGLNNTFEVVNALAWRLIEASRDGDWSTERFTYIDALQQGLFDVHDDLVYSSFVGFRDYALWNAVCQVWKSISFLPSLALERAHRLLLETKDDGPLRDLEKSDPPGLPAPVGQGLARLLTFTRELCQRVEDGEVTPADAAEQILARVRDTEVIPTPLDLSNPDNRFFDATPDVMEQVVAWGRAEAPEHIRRLFR; encoded by the coding sequence GTGAACACGACGGACAACGGACAGCGGGACGCGACGCGCTACGACGTCGCCATCCTCGGTGCGGGCATGGCGGGTGGGACGCTTGCCGCGGTGCTGGCGAGGCACGGTGTCAAGGTGCTGGTCATCGACGCGGGCACGCACCCGCGCTTCGCGGTGGGCGAATCGACCATCCCGTACACCTCGACCATGATCAAGGTCATCGCTGACCGCTACCAGGTGCCCGAGATCGGTTCGCTCGCCAGCTTCCGCGGCATCCAGACGAAGATCTCCCCCCTGAGCGGCCGCAAGCAGAACTTCGGTTTCGTGTACCACCAGGAGGGCAAGCCCCAGGACCCCGACCAGGTGAACCAGTTGAAGATCCCCAGCTGGCACAGCACCGAGAGCCACCTCTTCCGTCAGGACACCGACGCCTACCTGTTCAACGTCGCCGTCTCCTACGGGGCCGACGCGAGCCTGGGCACCCGTATCCAGGACATCGAGACCGGACCCGACGGAGTCGTGCTGCGATCGGACCGCGGGGAGGATTTCCACGCCGAGTACCTGGTGGACGGCAGCGGGTTCCGCTCGCCGGTGGCCGACGCGTTCGGCCTGCGCGAGGAGCCCACGCGGGCGCGCCACCACTCCCGCAGCCTGTTCACCCACATGGTGGGCGTGAAGCCGTTCGACGACTGCGAGGGAGCGAAGGGGCACGACCAGCCCAGCCCGTGGCACGCCGGCACCCTGCACCACGTCTTCGACGGCGGCTGGCTGTGGGTGATCCCCTTCGACAACCACGAGGGCGCCGTCAGCACGCTGTGCAGCGTCGGTCTGACGCTGGACGAGAGGGCCTTCCCGAAGGACCACCGCTCCCCGCAGGAGGAGTTCGACGCCTTCCTGGCGCGGTACCCGCAGATCGCCGAACAGTTCGACGGCGCCCGGGCGGTGCGCCCGTGGGTCAGCACCGGACGGTTGCAGTACTCCGCGACGCGGACGGTCGGTGAGCGGTACTGCCTGACCGCACACGCGGCGGGGTTCATCGACGCGCTCTACTCGCGAGGCCTGAACAACACCTTCGAGGTCGTCAACGCCCTGGCGTGGCGGCTGATCGAGGCGTCCCGCGACGGCGACTGGTCGACCGAGCGGTTCACCTACATCGACGCGCTTCAGCAGGGCCTGTTCGACGTCCACGACGACCTGGTCTACAGCTCCTTCGTCGGATTCCGCGACTACGCCCTGTGGAACGCGGTCTGCCAGGTGTGGAAGTCGATCAGCTTCCTGCCGTCGCTGGCCCTGGAGCGTGCCCACCGCCTGCTCCTGGAGACCAAGGACGACGGGCCCCTGAGGGATCTGGAGAAGTCCGATCCGCCGGGGCTGCCCGCACCTGTCGGCCAGGGCCTCGCCCGCCTGCTCACCTTCACGAGGGAGCTCTGCCAGCGCGTCGAGGACGGTGAGGTGACGCCCGCGGACGCCGCCGAGCAGATCCTCGCCCGAGTACGGGACACGGAAGTCATCCCGACGCCCCTCGACCTGAGCAACCCCGACAACCGCTTCTTCGACGCCACGCCCGACGTCATGGAGCAGGTCGTGGCGTGGGGCAGGGCGGAGGCGCCCGAGCACATCAGGCGCCTCTTCCGGTAG
- a CDS encoding 3-deoxy-7-phosphoheptulonate synthase, whose protein sequence is MTATSSRPRKTHAPDGGALLLAGDEGAPLSPDEIRRWRALPAEQQPDWTASPHLAPVRDTLATRPALVTRQEVDTLRALLAEVARGRYLVVQAGDCAEDPAECAAGPVLRKADLLDELAEAMHARSRAPVLRVGRIAGQFAKPRSRPMERVDGRLPVYRGHLVNAPEPDVLARRPEPSRMVTCYDAAAMAMAALRLRGGGVAGAPEARTWTSHEALVLDYELPLVRRGIDGGLLLTSTHWPWIGERTRQPDGAHVRLLASVDNPVSCKVGPSCTADDLVRLCAALDPDRIPGRLTLIARMGAGSVAERLPALVSAVRAAGHPVSWLSDPMHGNTVTGPGGLKTRRVDEIVREVVRFQDAVVAAKGVAGGLHLEATPHPIAECVSEASGLAELGRPDGTYTTLCDPRLNRRQALDVVSAWRGRRS, encoded by the coding sequence ATGACGGCGACGTCCTCCCGTCCGAGGAAGACGCATGCCCCGGACGGCGGCGCCCTGCTGCTGGCCGGGGACGAGGGCGCCCCCCTTTCCCCGGACGAGATACGACGCTGGCGCGCACTGCCCGCCGAACAGCAGCCCGACTGGACTGCAAGCCCCCACCTCGCTCCGGTGCGTGACACCCTCGCGACCAGGCCGGCGCTGGTCACCCGGCAGGAAGTGGACACGCTGCGCGCCCTGTTGGCCGAAGTCGCACGAGGCCGCTATCTGGTGGTGCAGGCCGGAGACTGCGCGGAAGACCCGGCGGAGTGCGCCGCCGGACCGGTCTTGCGCAAGGCGGACCTGCTCGACGAGCTCGCCGAGGCGATGCACGCGCGCTCCCGCGCGCCCGTCCTGCGCGTCGGCCGCATCGCCGGCCAGTTCGCCAAGCCCCGCTCCCGGCCCATGGAACGCGTAGACGGGCGACTGCCCGTCTACCGCGGCCACCTGGTCAACGCTCCCGAGCCCGACGTGCTCGCCCGCCGCCCGGAGCCGTCGCGCATGGTGACGTGCTACGACGCCGCGGCCATGGCCATGGCCGCACTGCGGCTCCGCGGCGGCGGGGTCGCAGGGGCGCCGGAAGCACGTACCTGGACCAGCCACGAGGCGCTCGTCCTGGACTACGAACTCCCCCTGGTGCGCCGCGGCATCGACGGCGGGCTGCTGCTCACCTCGACGCACTGGCCGTGGATCGGCGAGCGCACCCGGCAGCCCGACGGAGCGCACGTGCGGCTGCTGGCGTCCGTGGACAACCCCGTCTCCTGCAAGGTCGGTCCGTCCTGCACCGCGGACGACCTGGTGCGCCTGTGCGCCGCGCTGGACCCGGACCGGATACCCGGCAGACTGACGCTGATCGCGCGGATGGGCGCCGGGTCCGTGGCCGAACGGCTGCCGGCACTGGTGTCCGCCGTACGGGCCGCGGGACACCCGGTCAGCTGGTTGTCGGACCCGATGCACGGGAACACCGTGACCGGACCGGGAGGGCTGAAGACCCGCCGCGTCGACGAGATCGTACGTGAGGTCGTCCGCTTCCAGGACGCCGTCGTCGCGGCGAAGGGAGTCGCGGGAGGACTGCATCTGGAGGCTACGCCGCATCCCATTGCCGAGTGCGTGTCGGAGGCGTCCGGGCTGGCGGAGCTGGGGCGCCCGGACGGGACGTACACGACGCTGTGCGACCCACGACTCAATCGCCGGCAGGCACTCGACGTGGTCTCCGCGTGGCGCGGACGGCGAAGCTGA
- a CDS encoding monodechloroaminopyrrolnitrin synthase PrnB family protein: MHSGTHIDAASGEFNAQVALLDPLSLDVDLRRLPKINEAADVDALARVLCEALPTEQRIAGFTLPECLAAMRDLGMYLGSLTRHGVVAFDAVADAAGPFELLGRRAHMIPRDTVYHYTCWNPTGERERLYTGHPMERGLIDAVRTCVPELARAIDIGRSLDEADPRSAGRAGDWASFVECVTVIDTAMRTVLGNVSHEFFALELRPYFEEVRLGGRTYMGPAAAHVPLFLIDLLLWASDGGSEEYLSFCDELVSHTLPGWRERYAEWRAKPSLATRFAAALDEPRTPDESLHVQAGTRALGEALRALVSFRGKHLVMARRGYHEDVRLYELGSGGGSTELLDGILTLTRRTRAGIGPAAAS, from the coding sequence ATGCATTCCGGAACACACATAGACGCCGCTTCCGGGGAATTCAACGCGCAGGTCGCGCTGCTCGATCCGTTGAGCCTCGACGTCGACCTGCGACGCCTGCCCAAGATCAACGAAGCGGCGGACGTCGACGCCTTGGCGCGTGTCCTCTGCGAGGCCCTCCCGACGGAGCAGCGCATCGCCGGTTTCACGCTGCCGGAATGCCTCGCCGCGATGCGTGATCTGGGCATGTACCTCGGCAGCCTCACGCGGCACGGAGTGGTGGCCTTCGACGCCGTCGCGGACGCCGCCGGACCGTTCGAACTGTTGGGGCGGCGTGCGCACATGATCCCGCGCGACACGGTCTACCACTACACGTGCTGGAATCCCACGGGCGAGCGCGAGCGGCTCTACACCGGGCACCCCATGGAGCGCGGCCTCATCGACGCGGTGCGCACGTGCGTGCCGGAGCTGGCGCGGGCGATCGACATCGGCCGTTCACTGGACGAGGCGGATCCGCGCAGTGCCGGGCGGGCCGGCGACTGGGCGTCCTTCGTCGAGTGCGTCACCGTCATCGACACGGCGATGAGGACGGTGCTCGGGAACGTCTCCCACGAGTTCTTCGCCCTCGAGCTCCGACCGTACTTCGAGGAAGTCCGCCTGGGGGGACGCACCTACATGGGCCCGGCCGCAGCCCATGTGCCCCTCTTCCTGATCGACCTGCTGCTGTGGGCGTCGGACGGGGGCAGCGAGGAGTACCTGTCGTTCTGCGACGAACTCGTCTCGCACACGCTTCCCGGCTGGCGGGAACGGTACGCGGAATGGAGGGCGAAGCCATCCCTGGCCACTCGCTTCGCCGCCGCCCTCGATGAACCCCGCACGCCGGACGAGTCGCTGCACGTGCAGGCCGGTACGCGGGCGCTGGGGGAGGCGCTCAGGGCGTTGGTCTCGTTCCGCGGCAAGCACCTGGTGATGGCACGGCGCGGCTATCACGAGGACGTGCGGCTCTACGAACTGGGCAGCGGCGGGGGAAGCACGGAACTGCTCGACGGGATCCTCACCCTTACCCGGCGGACCCGCGCCGGCATCGGCCCGGCCGCCGCGTCGTGA
- a CDS encoding flavin reductase family protein: protein MIRAARTRAGNRMRPAGADGLKYLAARMRTGVAIATAFDIEARPWGARCTFLATVAEEPPTVMVTLLSESPTAHAALTAGEFALNVLSRGARTAAELFDSEAPDTFDRIDWTVPRGATGPHLRADAQVVANCSIMGHSCHGDEVTLFADVSHVFLKHLMCRELLAAALAGAGLTV from the coding sequence ATGATCCGAGCAGCGCGTACCCGAGCGGGAAACCGGATGCGCCCGGCCGGCGCCGACGGCCTGAAGTACCTGGCGGCACGCATGCGCACGGGCGTGGCCATCGCCACCGCCTTCGACATCGAGGCCCGGCCCTGGGGCGCGAGGTGCACCTTCCTGGCGACGGTGGCCGAAGAACCGCCCACCGTCATGGTGACCCTGCTCAGCGAAAGCCCCACGGCCCACGCGGCGCTCACCGCCGGCGAGTTCGCCCTCAACGTCCTTTCCCGGGGAGCCCGGACGGCCGCCGAGCTGTTCGACTCCGAGGCGCCCGACACCTTCGACCGCATCGACTGGACCGTTCCGCGCGGAGCCACCGGGCCCCACCTGCGCGCCGACGCGCAGGTGGTGGCCAACTGCTCGATCATGGGCCACTCCTGCCACGGCGACGAGGTGACGCTCTTCGCCGACGTGAGCCACGTCTTCCTCAAGCACCTCATGTGCCGCGAGCTGTTGGCCGCCGCACTGGCGGGCGCCGGCCTGACCGTCTGA
- a CDS encoding FAD-dependent monooxygenase yields MRIVLVGAGIGGLATAMSLHAAGFEDVTVFEAAPRLGAQGFGLNILPNAVRELAELGLLDELRQHGLQARELLMCTPRGDLVWREDRGLSAGYGWPQISMSRARLVEVLAAEVRRRLGGGAIVTGARLVGLDGARGAFVHEDGARRTVEADVLVGADGIHSAVRAAFYPAEGPPRTNGMTLLRGTTWGSGFLSGASMTVLGDDRRRFVLYPMDRGAGDRSLINWVAAVPEPTVGAGCPPPRESVSGMREFLLREFGGWRPPDLDLVRVIRDTERIHRYPMIDRDPVPRWTFGRVTLLGDAAHAMYPAGSNGATQAIVDARVLAWHLASHSDAGDALRAYEDERLPQMTELQRINRSMGPERVLTLAHQRAPRGFERIGDVFGEEELAEISRSYAVTGRFDRDRVNSRPTLSVHRLRQHAALQDHGSAG; encoded by the coding sequence ATGAGGATCGTCCTGGTCGGGGCCGGCATCGGCGGACTGGCGACCGCGATGAGTCTGCATGCCGCGGGGTTCGAGGACGTCACCGTCTTCGAGGCCGCTCCCCGCCTCGGTGCGCAGGGGTTCGGTCTGAACATCCTGCCCAATGCCGTGCGCGAGCTGGCTGAGCTCGGCCTCCTGGACGAGCTACGGCAACATGGCCTCCAGGCCCGTGAGTTGCTGATGTGTACCCCGCGGGGTGACCTGGTGTGGCGGGAGGACCGAGGGCTGTCGGCGGGCTACGGATGGCCACAGATCTCGATGTCCCGCGCCCGGCTCGTGGAGGTTCTGGCGGCGGAGGTACGACGACGCCTGGGCGGCGGGGCGATAGTCACCGGCGCCCGGCTCGTCGGCCTCGACGGAGCGCGCGGTGCCTTCGTGCACGAGGACGGCGCGCGGCGGACGGTGGAGGCGGACGTGCTCGTCGGGGCGGACGGCATCCACTCGGCGGTGCGCGCGGCCTTCTACCCCGCCGAGGGCCCTCCCCGGACGAACGGCATGACCCTGCTCCGGGGGACCACCTGGGGCAGCGGGTTCCTGTCCGGAGCGTCGATGACCGTCCTGGGCGACGACAGGAGACGGTTCGTCCTGTACCCGATGGACCGCGGTGCGGGGGACAGGAGCCTGATCAACTGGGTCGCCGCCGTCCCGGAACCCACCGTCGGCGCGGGGTGTCCCCCGCCCCGGGAAAGCGTCTCGGGGATGCGGGAGTTCCTCCTGCGGGAGTTCGGCGGTTGGCGCCCGCCGGACCTGGACCTGGTCCGCGTGATCCGGGACACCGAGCGGATACACCGGTACCCGATGATCGACAGGGACCCCGTCCCGCGGTGGACGTTCGGCCGTGTGACGCTCCTGGGCGACGCCGCCCACGCGATGTACCCCGCCGGGTCCAACGGCGCCACGCAGGCGATCGTCGACGCACGGGTGCTGGCGTGGCACCTCGCCTCGCACTCCGACGCGGGCGACGCCCTGCGGGCGTACGAGGACGAGCGCCTGCCCCAGATGACCGAACTACAACGGATCAATCGGTCCATGGGGCCGGAGAGGGTGCTCACGTTGGCGCATCAGAGAGCCCCGCGGGGATTCGAGAGGATCGGGGACGTCTTCGGCGAGGAGGAACTCGCGGAGATCTCCCGCAGCTATGCGGTGACGGGGAGGTTCGACCGGGACCGGGTCAACTCGCGGCCCACGCTCTCCGTCCACCGACTTCGGCAGCACGCTGCGCTGCAGGACCACGGGAGTGCGGGATGA
- a CDS encoding class I SAM-dependent methyltransferase — translation MTGTGRLGDSAEAVKETSFITAVIRAMENDRPDAYLSDRHAALLSTPRSRRMAEEALAAGGTIGSVIVRGRFGDIALEQAVADGITQVVCLAAGSDTRAWRLGLPARTRFFEIDLPGQLAAKEALLAPLEDQLSCLRVALDEDLRGETWPRRLKEAGYAPDRPAVWIVEGLVPYLGVEHFTRLLTRIGTLSSSGSVLLVDAPHTAYFEDASNEGFLAFMESRGSAFRPGPDDFGGLLARHGWWAEPYTLSQLTAGACAWLPAPPERLCPPHDHHWVVRAHRADRRSWLD, via the coding sequence ATGACCGGCACGGGCCGGCTCGGCGACAGTGCCGAAGCCGTCAAGGAGACCAGCTTCATCACCGCCGTCATCAGGGCCATGGAGAACGACCGCCCCGACGCGTACTTGTCGGACCGTCACGCCGCGCTGCTGAGCACGCCGAGGTCGAGGCGGATGGCGGAGGAGGCGCTGGCCGCCGGCGGCACGATCGGCTCCGTGATCGTGCGGGGCCGGTTCGGCGACATCGCGCTCGAGCAGGCCGTCGCCGACGGCATCACGCAGGTGGTGTGCCTGGCGGCGGGCAGCGACACGCGGGCCTGGCGCCTCGGCCTTCCTGCCCGTACCCGGTTCTTCGAGATCGACCTGCCGGGTCAACTGGCCGCGAAGGAGGCGTTGCTGGCTCCGCTCGAGGACCAGCTCAGCTGCCTTCGAGTGGCGTTGGACGAGGACCTCCGCGGCGAGACGTGGCCGCGGCGGCTGAAGGAGGCGGGGTACGCGCCCGACAGACCCGCGGTGTGGATCGTCGAGGGACTCGTGCCGTACCTGGGAGTCGAGCACTTCACCCGGCTCCTCACCCGTATCGGGACGCTTTCGAGCAGCGGTTCTGTGCTGCTCGTCGACGCACCGCACACCGCCTACTTCGAGGACGCGTCCAACGAGGGGTTCCTCGCGTTCATGGAGTCCCGCGGGTCCGCGTTCCGGCCCGGACCGGACGACTTCGGTGGCCTCCTGGCCCGTCACGGCTGGTGGGCCGAGCCGTACACCTTGAGCCAGCTCACCGCCGGTGCCTGCGCGTGGCTGCCGGCTCCACCGGAGCGGCTCTGCCCGCCCCACGACCACCACTGGGTGGTCCGCGCACATCGCGCCGATCGTCGTTCTTGGCTCGATTAG
- a CDS encoding flavin reductase family protein → MQADTQKLNQPGPVDTAMLRRVCGHFVTGVTVITSGSGAQAAGTTVNSFTSVSLDPALVLICLHNDSRLRPIVEGTGAYVVNFLSAQQEVLARKFAAKATASLRDVAHHPSATGTPVLDDALGFLSCRVVSATEVGDHTIFVSEVVDMGLPTRFEQPLVFFRGALRALQEAL, encoded by the coding sequence ATGCAGGCGGACACTCAGAAGCTGAACCAGCCCGGACCCGTCGACACGGCGATGCTCCGCCGTGTCTGCGGTCACTTCGTGACCGGCGTCACGGTGATCACCAGTGGAAGCGGTGCGCAGGCGGCCGGGACCACGGTCAACTCCTTCACGTCGGTCTCCCTCGACCCGGCACTGGTGTTGATCTGCCTGCACAACGACTCCCGGCTGCGTCCGATCGTCGAGGGGACCGGCGCGTACGTGGTCAACTTCCTCTCGGCGCAGCAGGAAGTGCTCGCGCGGAAGTTCGCCGCCAAGGCGACGGCGTCGCTGCGGGACGTGGCGCACCACCCCTCCGCGACGGGGACACCCGTCCTCGACGACGCGCTGGGGTTCCTCTCCTGCCGCGTGGTCAGCGCGACCGAGGTCGGGGACCACACCATCTTCGTCAGTGAGGTGGTGGACATGGGACTGCCGACGCGGTTCGAGCAACCGCTGGTCTTCTTCCGCGGAGCGCTGCGCGCGCTCCAGGAAGCGCTCTGA
- a CDS encoding salicylate synthase, protein MNQFPRHYFETRLRLVSDPLTAVARLASSGLHADYVVYENSGTWSYAGGSFAEITLDRTGARLRQQEEVLLPWDGCPLKQVQDLLDAVRIKDWRAYGWAAFELSYAKDGDARHIGDQRLLHLVIPHTEIRIEDGEAHLRSADQATLTAALDALMKEGDELRTEPTPVDVRRAGADAYRRSVGAAVEAIRDQHLQKVIFSRVVPVDFEVDFVGTYLAGRRGNNPARSFLLRLGGIEATGFSPEIVAQVGPDGRVVSQPLAGTRALTGDPAENERLREELLADPKEIYEHAISVKVAYDELLDVCAPGSVDVEEFMVVKERGTVQHLASRVSGQLDAGRGAWDAFSAVFPAVTASGVPKQAAYDSIRRNESDVRGLYSGAVLTLDQNGAMDAALVLRSVYRQDGRTWLRAGAGIVGNSRPERELEETCEKMGSIGRFLVPAGEPVGAAAAAMAGEAHA, encoded by the coding sequence ATGAACCAGTTCCCCAGGCACTACTTCGAGACGCGGCTGAGGCTGGTCTCGGACCCCCTGACCGCCGTCGCCCGCCTGGCCTCGTCCGGCCTGCACGCGGACTACGTGGTGTACGAGAACAGCGGTACGTGGTCCTACGCGGGCGGCTCCTTCGCCGAGATCACCCTGGACCGCACCGGCGCACGGCTGCGCCAACAGGAAGAAGTGTTGCTGCCGTGGGACGGCTGTCCGCTGAAACAGGTGCAGGACCTTCTCGATGCCGTACGGATCAAGGACTGGCGCGCCTACGGCTGGGCGGCGTTCGAGCTGTCGTACGCCAAGGACGGAGACGCGCGGCACATCGGTGACCAGCGCCTTCTCCACCTCGTCATACCCCACACCGAAATCAGGATCGAGGACGGCGAGGCCCATCTGCGCTCCGCGGACCAGGCCACGCTCACGGCCGCGCTGGACGCCCTGATGAAGGAGGGCGACGAACTGCGGACCGAACCGACCCCGGTGGACGTGCGGCGGGCCGGAGCGGACGCCTACCGCCGGTCGGTGGGTGCCGCGGTCGAGGCGATACGCGACCAGCACCTCCAGAAGGTGATCTTCTCCCGGGTGGTGCCGGTCGACTTCGAGGTCGACTTCGTCGGGACGTACCTGGCGGGCCGGCGCGGCAACAACCCCGCACGTTCCTTCCTCCTCCGCCTCGGCGGCATCGAGGCGACCGGCTTCAGCCCGGAGATCGTCGCCCAGGTCGGCCCCGACGGACGCGTCGTCAGCCAACCCCTCGCCGGAACGCGGGCGTTGACCGGCGACCCGGCCGAGAACGAGCGCCTGCGCGAGGAGCTCCTCGCTGACCCCAAGGAGATATACGAGCACGCGATATCCGTGAAGGTCGCGTACGACGAACTGCTCGACGTGTGCGCCCCCGGCAGCGTCGACGTGGAAGAGTTCATGGTCGTGAAGGAGCGCGGCACCGTGCAGCACCTGGCCTCCCGGGTGAGCGGACAGCTCGACGCCGGCCGGGGCGCCTGGGACGCCTTCAGCGCGGTCTTTCCCGCCGTCACCGCATCGGGGGTGCCCAAGCAGGCCGCGTACGACAGCATCCGCCGCAACGAGTCCGACGTGCGGGGGCTCTACAGCGGGGCCGTCCTGACCTTGGACCAGAACGGGGCCATGGACGCCGCCCTGGTGCTGCGCAGCGTCTACCGGCAGGACGGACGCACCTGGCTGCGTGCGGGCGCGGGCATCGTGGGGAACTCCCGTCCCGAGCGGGAACTGGAGGAGACCTGCGAGAAGATGGGCAGCATCGGGCGCTTCCTGGTACCGGCCGGCGAGCCCGTGGGCGCTGCCGCCGCGGCGATGGCGGGAGAGGCGCACGCATGA